CCAGGGACGTGTGGTGGAGAGCACTGCACATCGTTCGAGCATACGATCCACCACGCCGAGGCGGGCGCCGTGCCTGGGCGCTTCGCCAATGGGCACCACCGCGAGCAGCGCCGGCACTAGCGTTATGGTATAGATGAATGCGAAGACCACGCCGATCGGCGCGATGATCCCGAGGTTGTGGATAGGCGCGAGACTGGCGGACGCGAAGGAAATCAGGGCGCCGGCGGTCGTGAGGCTCGTCATCAATACCGGAAAGCCCGAATGGCCCAGGGCATGGGCAATCGAATCTTGCTTCGACTCGCCACGGCCTCTGTATTGATAGAAGATCGCCAGGATGTGCACAGAGTCGCCGATCCCCACCGCCAGCAGAAAGGCGGGCAATATCTGGGTGGGGATCTGCATCGGAATATCGAGCAACGGCATGAAACCCACGGTGGTGAGGAGGGACAGGAGAACGATCCCAACGGGAATCAAGGTGGCGGAGATGCGTCGGAACAGCAGATAGAGAAAAACCGCAGTGGCAAGGATCGAAACCACCAGGAACGTCCCCATATCTGCCGTCATTTCGTTCGTCAGTCGCGAGGTCAAAATCGGCGCACCCGCAATCTCGAGTTCGAAGTCGTCGGCGTCGTAGCGCTCGAGAATGGCATAGAGCCCGGCAACAGCCTCCAGCGTCTCGGCGCCGGTGAGGAAAGGTCGGGCTGACGGCTCACCCGTAAGGGGTACGGCTTCGTCATCGAAGCCCGACAGATCGACGTCGTCACTGGATTCAGAATAGGTGCTAAAGCGAATGGCCAGGGTCGTGAGTTCGCCGTTCTGCGAGAGCAGAAGGTTCTCGTAGATGGGGTTTTCGCGTGCGCGGTCACGAATCACCGCGAGTTCTGCCTCGTTTTCGGGCCAATCCTCGAAGAGATCCTCGACGATCAACTCACCCTCTACGCCCCGGGTCGAGCGCGCGTTGATGAGACTCGTGACTTCGTCGAGGTATTTGAGATCGTCCTCGAGTTCTTGGTGGAGCTTTCGCAGCTTCTCTAGAAACTTGAAGTCGAAAATCTCCGGCGGACGAATCGCCACGGTAACGAGATCGTCGCGCTCGAAGCGATCGCGGAAATCGTTGTAGACGATCAGAATCGGATCGTCTTCTAGAAGAAACCCCTCGATGCTGGTATCGATCTCGAGATGGCGCACCTGGGAGATCAAGAGAACCGAGAAGGTCAACACCGAGATGATGACGAGCCATGGATGGCCAAAGACCCAATGGCCCCACTGTGTGAACGACGCATCCGCCCGAGTTCGAAGACTTTGCTGACTCAATTCGATTCCCCGCGTACATCCGGGCGACAATCTATGAAACGTGAGTCGTCAAGAGTAGCGTGTGTCACAGGCTCAACGTGGTTTCCAGTCGCGGTACTTGATGTGAGCGGGTGCGTCGTCGGTAGAAGTGGTGACCGTGATGGCGGTCCTCACCGCGCGCCCGCAGCTCGACCTGCCTGATCCCGTCCGGCACGGTTTGCAGCAAGGCAATCGCCTGGGCGAGATCCCGGCTGTAGAAGGTTTGCATCAGGTTGGTCGCGACGGCGTCGCGTTGCTGCACCCGGTACTGCCGCAGCTGAATCCAGCCGAAAATCAGACCGGTAACGATGGTGCCGGCACCAATCACTTCGGCGAGTTTGGCCAGCGTACTCAGCGACAGCTCGCCCATGGCTCGATATCC
This region of Myxococcales bacterium genomic DNA includes:
- a CDS encoding MMPL family transporter: MSQQSLRTRADASFTQWGHWVFGHPWLVIISVLTFSVLLISQVRHLEIDTSIEGFLLEDDPILIVYNDFRDRFERDDLVTVAIRPPEIFDFKFLEKLRKLHQELEDDLKYLDEVTSLINARSTRGVEGELIVEDLFEDWPENEAELAVIRDRARENPIYENLLLSQNGELTTLAIRFSTYSESSDDVDLSGFDDEAVPLTGEPSARPFLTGAETLEAVAGLYAILERYDADDFELEIAGAPILTSRLTNEMTADMGTFLVVSILATAVFLYLLFRRISATLIPVGIVLLSLLTTVGFMPLLDIPMQIPTQILPAFLLAVGIGDSVHILAIFYQYRGRGESKQDSIAHALGHSGFPVLMTSLTTAGALISFASASLAPIHNLGIIAPIGVVFAFIYTITLVPALLAVVPIGEAPRHGARLGVVDRMLERCAVLSTTRPW